Proteins from a genomic interval of Nocardia sp. BMG51109:
- the rplF gene encoding 50S ribosomal protein L6, producing MSRIGKRPVPVPAGVEVTIEGQHVSVKGPKGTLSHTIAEPITVDRAESGELEITRPDDERRNRSLHGLTRTLINNMIVGVTQGYEKKMEIFGVGYRVQQKGSNLEFALGYSHPVPIEAPEDITFAVESPTKFSVSGIDKQRVGQVAAVIHRLRKPDPYKGKGIRYEGEVIRRKEGKTGK from the coding sequence ATGTCGCGTATCGGTAAGAGGCCGGTTCCGGTTCCCGCCGGTGTCGAGGTGACCATCGAAGGCCAGCACGTGTCGGTCAAGGGCCCCAAGGGCACCCTGTCGCACACGATCGCCGAGCCGATCACGGTCGATCGCGCCGAGAGCGGGGAGCTGGAGATCACCCGCCCCGACGACGAGCGCCGCAACCGCTCGCTGCACGGGCTGACCCGCACCCTGATCAACAACATGATCGTGGGCGTCACGCAGGGCTACGAGAAGAAGATGGAGATCTTCGGCGTCGGCTACCGCGTGCAGCAGAAGGGCTCGAACCTGGAGTTCGCCCTGGGGTACAGCCACCCGGTGCCGATCGAGGCGCCCGAGGACATCACCTTCGCGGTGGAGAGCCCCACCAAGTTCTCGGTCTCCGGCATCGATAAGCAGCGGGTCGGCCAGGTCGCCGCGGTGATCCATCGCCTGCGGAAGCCCGACCCGTACAAGGGCAAGGGCATTCGCTACGAGGGCGAGGTCATCCGTCGCAAGGAAGGGAAGACGGGTAAGTAA
- the rpsH gene encoding 30S ribosomal protein S8: MTMTDPIADFLTRLRNANSAYHDQVKAPHSKLKANIAEILKREGYIADFHTEEAPVGQTLIVDLKYGQSRERSLQGVRRVSKPGLRVYAKSTNLPKVLGGLGVAIISTSRGLLTDRQAKQQGVGGEVLAYVW, from the coding sequence ATGACCATGACTGATCCGATCGCAGACTTCCTGACCCGTCTGCGCAACGCCAACTCGGCGTACCACGATCAGGTGAAGGCACCGCACTCGAAGCTCAAGGCGAACATCGCCGAGATCCTGAAGCGCGAGGGCTACATCGCCGACTTCCACACCGAAGAGGCGCCCGTCGGCCAGACCCTGATCGTCGACCTGAAGTACGGCCAGAGCCGGGAGCGCAGCCTGCAGGGTGTGCGCCGCGTCTCGAAGCCGGGACTGCGGGTGTACGCGAAATCCACCAACCTGCCCAAGGTGCTGGGCGGCCTCGGCGTGGCGATCATCTCCACGTCGCGGGGCCTGCTCACCGACCGTCAGGCCAAGCAGCAGGGTGTAGGCGGGGAAGTCCTCGCCTACGTCTGGTAA
- a CDS encoding type II toxin-antitoxin system RelE/ParE family toxin: protein MDTLTKAEYRSVEFKVDRLAADPAALGEPWTRHLGGPLRELRFHLSANAMRITYWLAPDRRLVLLTVFRKTRMRETLQIERAMQAQKVCATDHSPAVHSYDRSFQED, encoded by the coding sequence TTGGACACCCTGACGAAGGCGGAGTACCGCTCGGTGGAGTTCAAGGTTGATCGTCTCGCTGCGGATCCAGCCGCGCTGGGCGAGCCGTGGACGCGACATCTAGGTGGACCATTACGAGAATTGCGGTTCCATCTGAGCGCCAACGCGATGCGCATCACCTACTGGCTCGCGCCCGACCGGCGTTTGGTGCTGCTGACGGTGTTCCGAAAGACCCGCATGCGCGAGACGCTTCAGATCGAGCGAGCCATGCAGGCCCAAAAGGTCTGCGCCACCGACCACAGTCCGGCTGTTCACTCGTACGACCGCAGCTTCCAGGAGGATTGA
- a CDS encoding helix-turn-helix domain-containing protein codes for MGRGTHTTWKVPAAHKADPDYVAAADAFALAQAVHDRRTALGITQSELARRADMTQPQISRLEGGDVTPTLPLLHRLSIALEAELNLSFKGAELLVRFAGKAA; via the coding sequence ATGGGCCGTGGAACGCACACCACATGGAAGGTTCCGGCGGCTCACAAGGCCGACCCGGATTATGTTGCCGCGGCCGACGCGTTCGCACTCGCGCAGGCCGTGCACGATCGCCGGACCGCACTCGGGATCACGCAATCGGAGCTGGCCCGTCGTGCGGATATGACGCAGCCACAGATCAGCCGATTGGAGGGCGGCGACGTCACCCCCACACTGCCGCTCCTGCATCGACTGTCCATCGCTCTGGAAGCGGAGCTGAACCTGTCGTTCAAAGGTGCGGAACTACTGGTCCGCTTCGCCGGTAAGGCCGCTTAG
- a CDS encoding cytochrome P450, protein MGYEAGSVTEGWTAEPVDLTEEFYLNPHGVYARLRERGPVHYVRFPDSSTGWLVTGYEAAKQVFTDPSISKELGSAGARAAATAHGARGQVAGGMFADMMIFHDPPEHTRLRALVNRAFGSRAVRELEPRVTEIADGLLAGLAGGADDVQDLLEGYAFPLGMLMICELLGVPHEDRDRFRAWSAVLMSGDETRDTRTDSVREFVGYIDQLIRAKGAAPGQDVLSELIAAREDGDRLSHRELISMVFVLLVAGFETTVNLIGNAVAKLLTDKDSRRPLLDDPGRIPAFVEEVLRYRSPTRETTFRYTTAPITLAGNDIPPGQIIVVSVAAANRDPNHFADAHRFDPDRPDNHHVAFGHGIHHCVGAPLARMEGAVALTRLLAEYPALELADGATLEWRKSLVIRGLTALPVRLRP, encoded by the coding sequence ATGGGTTATGAGGCCGGTTCCGTAACGGAGGGATGGACAGCGGAGCCGGTCGACCTGACCGAGGAGTTCTATCTGAACCCGCACGGTGTGTACGCGCGGTTGCGCGAGCGCGGGCCCGTGCATTACGTCCGATTCCCCGATTCCAGCACCGGATGGCTGGTCACCGGATACGAAGCGGCCAAACAGGTGTTCACGGATCCGTCGATCAGCAAGGAGCTCGGGTCGGCCGGGGCGCGCGCGGCGGCGACCGCCCACGGCGCTCGTGGACAAGTCGCCGGCGGCATGTTCGCGGACATGATGATCTTTCACGATCCGCCCGAGCACACCCGGCTGCGGGCGCTGGTCAATCGGGCATTCGGCAGCCGCGCCGTGCGCGAGTTGGAGCCGCGGGTCACCGAGATCGCCGACGGCCTGCTGGCCGGCCTGGCCGGCGGCGCCGACGATGTCCAGGACCTGTTGGAGGGCTACGCCTTTCCGCTCGGGATGCTGATGATCTGCGAGCTGCTCGGTGTGCCGCACGAGGACCGCGACAGGTTCCGGGCATGGTCGGCGGTACTGATGTCCGGTGACGAAACCCGGGATACCAGAACGGATTCCGTGCGGGAGTTCGTCGGCTACATCGATCAGCTGATTCGCGCCAAGGGCGCGGCCCCGGGACAGGACGTGCTGTCCGAGCTGATCGCCGCGCGCGAGGACGGCGACCGGCTCTCGCACCGGGAACTGATCAGCATGGTCTTCGTCCTGCTGGTCGCCGGCTTCGAGACGACGGTCAACCTCATCGGCAACGCGGTCGCAAAGTTGCTGACCGACAAGGACTCTCGTCGCCCGCTGCTGGACGATCCCGGCCGTATCCCGGCCTTCGTCGAGGAGGTCCTGCGCTACCGGTCGCCCACGCGCGAAACCACGTTCCGCTATACGACGGCTCCGATCACCTTGGCCGGCAACGATATTCCGCCCGGACAGATCATCGTGGTCTCGGTGGCCGCCGCCAACAGGGACCCGAACCACTTCGCCGACGCCCACCGTTTCGACCCGGACCGCCCCGACAACCACCACGTCGCCTTCGGCCACGGCATCCACCACTGCGTCGGCGCCCCCCTGGCCCGAATGGAAGGCGCCGTAGCCCTCACCCGCCTCCTTGCCGAATACCCCGCCCTCGAGCTGGCCGACGGCGCCACCCTCGAATGGCGCAAGAGCCTCGTCATCCGCGGCCTGACCGCCCTCCCCGTCCGCCTGCGCCCCTGA
- a CDS encoding helix-turn-helix domain-containing protein, whose protein sequence is MREPENPTLGRYLAFLRQREEHRRREAGLLPANRKLSREKAAAEAHITASYLTKVERDEVGQVDVGILRLLASTYHADEDEWRYVCDLAGYASPYPGLAGLDSTMEMPPLETFLEAVSPIMRTEMEEADDLVSFYAPQRRLIAANRAYYDTFPTHRPGIYMMEWSFTEEAREVMINWEDQVRQGVAIHRGMMGRYGHTEWAQESHRRLWQFPEFRRLWDAQHVIYARPMSNEAHLNVAGKRYAMIMENWQMQHHLPIVRSRGRLRPLD, encoded by the coding sequence ATGCGCGAGCCCGAAAACCCCACGTTGGGGCGCTACCTTGCCTTCCTCAGGCAGCGCGAGGAGCACCGCCGCCGCGAGGCCGGGCTCCTGCCCGCGAACCGGAAGCTGAGCCGGGAGAAGGCCGCCGCCGAAGCGCACATCACGGCCAGTTATCTGACCAAGGTCGAACGCGACGAGGTCGGCCAGGTCGACGTCGGCATCCTGCGCCTGCTGGCGAGCACGTACCACGCCGACGAGGACGAGTGGCGCTACGTCTGCGACCTGGCCGGCTACGCCTCGCCGTATCCGGGCCTGGCGGGGCTGGATTCGACGATGGAGATGCCGCCGCTGGAAACGTTCCTCGAGGCGGTGTCACCCATCATGCGCACCGAGATGGAGGAGGCCGACGACCTGGTGTCCTTCTACGCGCCCCAACGCCGCCTGATCGCGGCCAACCGCGCGTACTACGACACCTTCCCGACCCACCGGCCGGGCATCTACATGATGGAGTGGTCGTTCACCGAGGAAGCGCGAGAGGTGATGATCAACTGGGAGGACCAGGTCCGGCAGGGCGTCGCGATCCATCGCGGAATGATGGGCCGCTACGGCCACACCGAGTGGGCCCAGGAATCACACCGGCGCCTGTGGCAGTTCCCCGAGTTCCGCCGCCTGTGGGACGCGCAACACGTGATCTACGCCCGCCCGATGAGCAACGAGGCACACCTGAACGTCGCCGGCAAGCGCTACGCCATGATCATGGAGAACTGGCAGATGCAACACCACCTCCCCATCGTCCGCTCCCGAGGCCGCCTCCGCCCCCTGGACTAG